A window of Primulina tabacum isolate GXHZ01 chromosome 4, ASM2559414v2, whole genome shotgun sequence contains these coding sequences:
- the LOC142542170 gene encoding small ribosomal subunit protein uS19-like has protein sequence MADVETEVAAGQPKKRTFKKFSFRGVDLDALLDMSTDELVKLFNARARRRFQRGLKRKPMALIKKLRKAKREAPPGEKPALVRTHLRNMIIVPEMIGSVLGVYNGKTFNPVEIKPEMIGHYLAEFSISYKPVKHGRPGIGATHSSRFIPLK, from the exons ATG GCTGACGTCGAGACAGAGGTGGCGGCCGGGCAGCCGAAGAAGAGGACGTTCAAGAAGTTTAGCTTCAGAGGTGTGGATCTGGATGCCCTCCTTGATATGTCCACTGACGAGCTCGTCAAACTCTTCAATGCTCGTGCCAGAAGAAG GTTCCAGAGGGGTCTGAAGAGGAAGCCAATGGCTTTGATCAAGAAGCTGCGCAAGGCT AAACGTGAGGCCCCACCAGGTGAGAAACCAGCTCTTGTTCGAACCCACCTGCGAAACATGATCATCGTTCCTGAGATGATTGGAAGTGTCCTTGGTGTCTACAATGGCAAAACCTTTAACCCAGTTGAAATCAAACCCGAAATGATTGGCCACTATCTTGCTGAGTTCTCGATCTCATACAAGCCAGTCAAGCACGGAAGACCTGGTATTGGTGCTACACACTCTTCAAGGTTTATTCCTCTCAAGTAA